Proteins found in one Aliidongia dinghuensis genomic segment:
- a CDS encoding IclR family transcriptional regulator → MPEHATEAGAESGGVAAVDRALSILGAFRLDDGALTLAELAARTGIYKSTILRLSQSLIRARLLLRLDDGQYRIGPEALRLGTLYQRTHHMADVVLPVMRDLMEETGESVVLHVREGGARVVLHRVESRHAIRYHVSEGDTLPLSAGSGGRVLAAFSGSSGEPFEQIRERFHHASFGERVPDTSGMAAPIFGPRQALAGALTIAGPSVRIDAAFVTRHLPALLEAAALITNKLGGNAAAFMAALEAARAQAAASGRA, encoded by the coding sequence ATGCCCGAACATGCGACCGAAGCCGGCGCGGAATCAGGCGGGGTTGCCGCGGTCGACCGGGCCCTGTCGATCCTCGGCGCCTTCCGCTTGGACGACGGCGCGCTCACGCTTGCGGAGCTCGCCGCCCGAACGGGCATCTACAAGAGCACGATCCTCCGGCTCTCCCAGTCGCTGATCCGCGCCCGCCTGCTGCTGCGGCTCGACGACGGGCAATACCGGATCGGGCCTGAGGCGCTCCGTCTCGGCACGCTGTACCAAAGGACGCACCATATGGCCGACGTCGTGCTGCCGGTCATGCGGGACCTGATGGAAGAGACGGGCGAGAGCGTCGTCCTCCATGTGCGCGAAGGCGGTGCCCGCGTCGTGCTGCATCGGGTCGAGTCGCGCCATGCCATTCGCTACCACGTCAGCGAGGGCGATACGCTGCCGCTGTCGGCGGGCTCCGGCGGTCGCGTGCTCGCCGCCTTCTCCGGCAGCTCGGGCGAGCCGTTCGAGCAGATCAGGGAGCGCTTCCATCACGCCTCCTTCGGCGAGCGGGTTCCCGACACGTCGGGCATGGCGGCGCCGATTTTCGGCCCCCGGCAGGCGCTGGCGGGCGCCCTCACCATCGCGGGCCCGAGCGTGCGCATCGATGCCGCCTTCGTCACCCGTCACCTGCCGGCACTGCTCGAGGCGGCGGCACTCATCACCAACAAGCTGGGCGGCAATGCGGCCGCGTTCATGGCGGCGCTCGAGGCCGCCCGCGCGCAAGCGGCCGCATCGGGGAGAGCCTGA
- a CDS encoding SMP-30/gluconolactonase/LRE family protein, translating into MSWYAPPPMVDSQVHTEMPASLRRRIVTEWSRANKRGQPVDCFLEGPCFDQTGNLFVVDIPHGRIFRITPAGAWGLVVEYDGEPNGLALHPDGRLFVADYKNGIMALDPAAGRIEPVLTRRNSERFKGVNDLIFARNGDLYFTDQGQTGLHDPTGRVFRLCADGRLDCLIANAPSPNGLVLSRDEDVLFVAMTRDNSIWRLPLLADGSTSKVGRFASFHGTSGPDGMAADEAGNMLVAHASLGAVFVLGPQGEPVARIASCRGRTVTNLTFGGPGGRSLFITESETGTVLRAAWTSSGIGGASSFRN; encoded by the coding sequence ATGAGCTGGTACGCCCCGCCGCCAATGGTCGACAGCCAAGTGCATACCGAGATGCCGGCCTCACTGCGCAGGCGGATCGTGACGGAGTGGTCACGCGCCAACAAGCGCGGCCAGCCCGTCGATTGTTTCCTCGAGGGGCCCTGCTTCGACCAGACCGGCAATCTGTTCGTCGTCGACATCCCCCACGGACGCATCTTCCGCATCACGCCGGCTGGGGCTTGGGGCCTGGTGGTCGAGTATGACGGCGAACCGAACGGGCTTGCTCTCCATCCGGACGGCCGGCTGTTCGTTGCCGACTACAAGAACGGGATCATGGCGCTCGATCCGGCGGCGGGACGGATCGAGCCGGTGCTGACGCGGCGCAACAGCGAGCGGTTCAAAGGCGTCAACGACCTGATCTTTGCGCGCAACGGGGATCTCTACTTCACCGACCAGGGCCAGACCGGGCTCCACGACCCGACCGGCCGTGTCTTCCGCCTGTGCGCGGACGGCCGGCTCGACTGCCTCATCGCCAACGCGCCCAGCCCGAACGGACTCGTTCTTTCGCGCGACGAGGACGTGCTGTTCGTTGCCATGACCAGGGACAACTCGATCTGGCGGCTGCCGTTGCTCGCCGACGGCAGCACGTCGAAAGTGGGACGCTTTGCGAGCTTCCACGGCACGAGCGGCCCGGACGGGATGGCCGCGGACGAGGCCGGCAACATGCTGGTCGCTCATGCGTCCCTGGGAGCTGTGTTTGTGCTCGGCCCGCAGGGCGAGCCAGTCGCGCGGATTGCGTCTTGTCGCGGCCGGACCGTGACCAACCTGACCTTCGGCGGCCCAGGCGGGCGGAGCCTCTTCATCACCGAATCCGAGACTGGCACCGTGCTCCGGGCGGCCTGGACGTCGTCCGGGATCGGCGGAGCATCATCCTTCCGCAATTAG
- a CDS encoding CaiB/BaiF CoA transferase family protein, translating into MSLPLDGVRVLDLTNVLAGPFCTYQLALMGAEVIKIEQPGRGDLARRLGADPEAAKRNMGASFVAVNGGKQSVTIDLKHPDGKALLKRFVLEAHVLVENFRPGVMDRLGLGYDALREIQPALVYCAISGFGKTGPFAQRQAYDQIVQGTSGVMSITGDAQSAPLRVGYPVADTVGGLTAAFAVAAALVGARQTGTGRFIDVSMLESTLATMGWVVSNYLNAQVEPTPMGNSNFTAAPSGTFRTGKGLINISANEDKQYAALCDVIGRADLKTDGRFKDRHSRKANRAALTAELEPALQGRSAAEWEPLLIAAGVPTGQVLTVPEILKHEHISARGFVCELHAADGTQRVTRCGFRFHDHNPAPTTPAPVLSEHTQAWLERLGCDAAEIERLRAEDVL; encoded by the coding sequence ATGTCGCTACCGTTGGACGGCGTTCGCGTCCTCGACCTCACCAACGTGCTGGCCGGACCCTTCTGCACCTATCAGCTGGCGCTGATGGGTGCCGAGGTGATCAAGATCGAGCAGCCCGGCCGCGGCGATCTCGCCCGACGCCTCGGCGCCGATCCGGAGGCCGCCAAGCGCAACATGGGTGCCTCCTTCGTCGCCGTGAACGGCGGCAAGCAGTCGGTCACGATCGATCTCAAGCACCCCGACGGCAAGGCTCTGCTGAAGCGCTTCGTGCTGGAAGCCCATGTGCTGGTCGAAAATTTCCGGCCCGGCGTCATGGATCGGCTCGGCCTCGGCTACGATGCTCTCCGCGAGATCCAGCCGGCGCTGGTCTATTGCGCGATTTCCGGCTTCGGCAAGACCGGCCCCTTTGCCCAGCGCCAAGCCTACGATCAGATCGTCCAGGGCACCTCGGGCGTCATGAGCATCACCGGCGACGCTCAATCGGCGCCGCTCCGGGTGGGGTATCCCGTCGCCGACACGGTCGGCGGCCTGACGGCGGCCTTTGCCGTCGCCGCGGCGCTGGTCGGCGCCCGGCAGACCGGAACGGGGCGCTTCATCGACGTCTCGATGCTGGAATCGACGCTCGCGACCATGGGGTGGGTCGTCTCGAACTATTTGAATGCCCAGGTCGAGCCGACGCCGATGGGCAATTCCAATTTCACCGCGGCCCCGTCGGGCACGTTCCGAACCGGCAAGGGGCTGATCAACATCTCCGCGAACGAGGACAAGCAGTATGCCGCGCTCTGCGACGTGATCGGGCGTGCGGACCTCAAGACCGACGGCCGCTTCAAGGATCGGCACAGCCGCAAGGCGAACCGCGCGGCGCTCACCGCCGAGCTGGAACCAGCACTTCAGGGCCGCAGTGCGGCCGAATGGGAGCCCTTGCTGATCGCGGCCGGCGTGCCCACGGGCCAGGTCCTGACCGTGCCGGAGATTCTGAAGCACGAGCACATCAGCGCGCGCGGCTTCGTGTGCGAACTCCACGCCGCGGACGGAACCCAGCGCGTGACGCGGTGCGGCTTCCGCTTTCACGACCATAACCCGGCACCGACAACGCCGGCGCCCGTCTTGTCCGAGCACACTCAGGCCTGGCTTGAGCGTCTTGGCTGCGATGCCGCGGAGATCGAGCGACTGAGAGCGGAGGACGTGCTGTGA
- a CDS encoding citryl-CoA lyase — protein sequence MSNPTLDQAGDYWSTGIIDIHPGSIRVRGYPIQELIGAVSFPEMIWLMLNGERPSPHQARLLDAALVASVDHGPHAPSIAISRMAVSCGLPLNGAIASAVNTLDDVHGGAGEQSSELYLDIDRRMQAGASLAEATAAALDDFIAASGKFIPGFGHRFHPIDPRAGRLLALVEEAAAAGAVDGRFARIARSVEDVLEQRKGKRIPMNIDGATAVIYTELGFPPPLARGIFCLSRSVGILSHAWEQTARHERNKGPMPRQFPYRYTGPAERHLGDAP from the coding sequence GTGAGCAACCCAACCCTCGACCAAGCCGGCGATTATTGGAGCACCGGTATCATCGACATCCACCCGGGCTCGATCCGGGTGCGCGGCTATCCCATCCAGGAGCTGATCGGCGCCGTCAGCTTTCCTGAGATGATCTGGCTGATGCTGAACGGCGAGCGGCCGAGCCCGCATCAGGCCCGGCTTCTCGACGCGGCTCTTGTCGCCTCCGTCGACCATGGTCCGCATGCGCCGTCGATCGCGATCTCGCGCATGGCGGTCAGCTGCGGCCTGCCGCTCAACGGCGCGATCGCCTCCGCCGTGAACACGCTCGACGACGTGCATGGCGGCGCCGGTGAACAGAGTTCAGAGCTGTACCTGGACATCGATCGACGCATGCAGGCTGGCGCGAGCTTGGCGGAAGCGACGGCGGCGGCACTCGATGATTTCATCGCTGCATCGGGCAAGTTTATTCCTGGGTTCGGCCACCGCTTCCATCCGATCGACCCGCGCGCCGGACGGCTGCTGGCACTGGTCGAGGAAGCTGCCGCGGCCGGTGCGGTGGACGGCAGGTTCGCCCGGATTGCCCGGTCGGTCGAGGATGTTCTCGAGCAGCGCAAGGGCAAGCGCATCCCGATGAATATCGATGGCGCCACGGCGGTGATCTATACCGAGCTCGGCTTCCCGCCGCCGCTCGCGCGCGGCATCTTCTGCCTGTCGCGTAGCGTCGGCATCCTCTCCCATGCCTGGGAACAGACCGCACGGCATGAGCGCAACAAGGGGCCCATGCCGCGACAGTTTCCCTATCGCTACACCGGCCCCGCCGAGCGCCATCTGGGGGATGCACCATGA